In the genome of Selenomonadales bacterium, the window GAGATCGTGAAAGAGGCGCGCTCGTATACGGGACAGTTCCTCAAGCCCATCTTAGAAGAAGGTGCGCGTCTTAGAAGACAAAACGAAGCATAAAAAGAGAGAGGGCAGAAGTGCTCTCTCTTTTCGTATATACGGATAATAAAAAACGCCCCGAACTTAGTCGGAGCGTCTTGTATGCGATATTACCACTGGCTGATCATGATGGACGTATCAGGTGGTGTATTGCTGCTGCGTTTTTTCTGTACGCGGTTTTTGTTTGCTTCATAGAGCGGCATACGTTTGTTGAGGAACTGCGTATCGAGATTGCCTGTGCAGAAGTGCGAATCGGCAAGGATCTGCTTATGAAGCGGGATCGTCGTTTTGATACCGCCAACGCGGAACTCGTTGAGTGCGCGACGCATGATCTTGATCGCATCACCGCGCGTACGACCGTAAGCAACGACTTTTGCGATAAGCGAATCGTAGTACGGCTCGATCGTAAGACCTGCGCAGACACCGCTGTCTACGCGGACACGCGGACCTGCAGGCTCATGGTAGAACTCGAGAAGACCCGGCGACGGAATGAAGCGGTTTTCAGGATCTTCTGCATTGATACGACATTCGATCGCATGACCGAAGAAGTTGATATCAGACTGACGTTTGTTGAGCGGTTCGCCCGATGCGATACGGATCTGGCGGCGTACCAAGTCCATACCTGTGATCGCTTCGGTAACACCATGCTCAACCTGGATACGCGGGTTGATCTCCATGAAGTAGAACTCACCCGTTTTCGTATCGAGAAGGAACTCGACCGTACCGATATTCGTGTAGTGAACGCTTTTTGCAGCGCGGATAGCAAGCTTACCGACTTTATCGCGCATCTCTACCGTCAAGGCACTCGACGGAGCTTCTTCCAAAATCTTCTGATTACGGCGCTGGATCGAACATTCGCGTTCGCCCAAGTGGATCGTATGACCATAGTTGTCGCACATGATCTGTACTTCGATATGGCGCGACGTTTCGATATACGTTTCGAAATAGAACGCTTGTTTCGTTACATCGACTTTGTTGAGTGCGGATTCCATGTCGGCATCCGTATAGATAACGAACATCGACTTGCCGCCGCCACCCGAAACAGGTTTCAAGATAACAGGATAACCGATCTCTTTTGCTTTGGCATACGCATCATCATTGCTCGCGATGATATCGGAGCCTTTTGTCATCGGCAGACCTGCCGCCATCATTGCGGCACGCGCCGCATCTTTGTTGCCGACGAGGCGGAGCGTTTCGGCACTAGGACCGACCCACACGAAGCCTGCGTCTTCTACTTTTTCTGCGAATTCGGCACTCTCGGACAAGAAGCCGTAACCCGGATGGATCGCTTCGGCGCCTGTTGCGTCGGCAGCCTCTAAGATAGCATCCATATTAAGGTAACTCATGAACGGATCGGCAGGACCAATCGGATATGAAAAATCAGCCAGCTGAACATGGAGTGCATGCTCATCTACATCAGAATATACAGCTACAGTTTCAATACCCAGCTCCTGGCAAGCCCGGATGATTCGCACTGCGATCTCGCCTCGGTTGGCGATAAGGAGTCGTTTGAACATCGGAATAGACCTCCCATTTGCGTTAATGTTAGATTGTTATTTTTGTAACAAGCTACAAAGATATTATAATACAAATGTACACCGTAGGCAATACTTTTTAAAAGTATACATATAGAAACAATTATGAATTATCTGACAAACAAAAAGATAGCCATAAGAACAAAAGCACGGTATACTGGATATGGTGATGAAAATGAATGCAGAGATACAAGAAAAATTACAACTTCTGCCCGACAAGCCGGGCGTCTATCTGATGAAAAATGCAGATAAGCGCATCATCTATGTCGGCAAGGCGATCAATCTGAAAAATCGCGTCCGCTCGTACTTCCAATCGTCGAAGAATCATTCGCCCAAAGTACGCGCGATGGTGGAGAAGATCGCCACATTCGAATATATTATTACGACCTCGGAGATCGAAGCACTTATCTTAGAGTGCAATCTGATCAAACGGCATCGACCGCGATACAATATCAGCCTGAAAGATGATAAGACGTATCCGTACATCAAGGTGACGATGGCGGAAGCATATCCGCGTGTCCAT includes:
- a CDS encoding acetyl-CoA carboxylase biotin carboxylase subunit, which produces MFKRLLIANRGEIAVRIIRACQELGIETVAVYSDVDEHALHVQLADFSYPIGPADPFMSYLNMDAILEAADATGAEAIHPGYGFLSESAEFAEKVEDAGFVWVGPSAETLRLVGNKDAARAAMMAAGLPMTKGSDIIASNDDAYAKAKEIGYPVILKPVSGGGGKSMFVIYTDADMESALNKVDVTKQAFYFETYIETSRHIEVQIMCDNYGHTIHLGERECSIQRRNQKILEEAPSSALTVEMRDKVGKLAIRAAKSVHYTNIGTVEFLLDTKTGEFYFMEINPRIQVEHGVTEAITGMDLVRRQIRIASGEPLNKRQSDINFFGHAIECRINAEDPENRFIPSPGLLEFYHEPAGPRVRVDSGVCAGLTIEPYYDSLIAKVVAYGRTRGDAIKIMRRALNEFRVGGIKTTIPLHKQILADSHFCTGNLDTQFLNKRMPLYEANKNRVQKKRSSNTPPDTSIMISQW